In Anas acuta chromosome 21, bAnaAcu1.1, whole genome shotgun sequence, one genomic interval encodes:
- the CLSPN gene encoding claspin isoform X5 gives MAEAAAAPAELEGPGSAEQKSPDSDSDSGQGSCETASPRLLLAGTAARGDGDSEEEIFVSKKGKNKKVLQDSESEDGEDGGTPVQNDALGGDIESGEEKENILVQKNKKSRRIRQLLLDSDDSDTGDHLQIENLETSRNAVLPEKDLEEESPLKSGKKYRKHENNYEEETTKKSVVRSRRKERERRIASIKQLKKEKKPRAEVDDGETHPFNDSGCLLDDKELFDNGLEEENASLPEDEESIESIRAAVKDKIKKYKGEGYKHVSDAENEDPISKEPKRKERKAARLSKEAIKQLHSETQRLIRESSVSLPYHVPEAKSVHEFFKRRHRPMCEGNAMALLKSTNYQITLNEEPAGTKTLSADCKDGQTRGGQSATNEPETSLGRDTAVNKPLPDAGENSTEDCTEKPRENDDDSPAVTTVTTVSNAEEQQHSNFQSTDSSEQKENEIPVAVGGNALEQRHETAPGLESNQQVGPELVAQPEKVRRSKLDKLRELGIDLTIKPRICSDSESFINLDESDSNKELEALKARFLKHTLQTSKSKAERTININIIRKETTSEGKEELKADVVPAVLVSESVDETVHTKPGEKLQVLKAKLQEAMKLRRIEERQKRQALFKLDNEDMLEEEEEEEEEMTDESESEEEEGNHETLEYLLDEAEEDDDDDSEEKHVEDGDKETDKESIDGEKVEQSVHCASVPKPPSTESTLMLFKDSSSKMGYSLPEEKLENEEAADKGSTKLEDDDSFSLPTPAKENSHNSSFELIGSMIPSYQPCNKQMSRGGNFLSAAGGFRSPSPGFFKTSFISSASKSSGKMSEPSLPIEDSQDLYNASPEPKSLFAGAGESQFQFSLEDDTQSQLLDADGFLNVGQHRNKYQSSKHQLTLASMDENAMDANMDELLDLCSGQFTSQAEHVPNTSSNKKQPMEELLNLCSGKFVSQTGSPTWASSASSKAEKDSDIEDPMAEALALCSGSFPTDREEEDEEQEELGDFQLLTDDNAFDSEEDEKSRDSDPEEAEISDEEEQLLRRRQGLKKKLNLQDFMEDEAELSGSDVGSEDEYDGEELDEYEEEIIDEELPSEAELGNQVQKLHMKVVLDDDKRQLRLYQERYLIDGDLHSDGPGRMRKFRWKNIDDASQVDLFQRDSDNDDENEQFDETEVKWRKERFEREQWLREQKEKNKEEEEEDIGEDSQFMKLAKKVTAKSLQKKASPATVVQDTKLLPRNPFETFRPASDIQIKNGSLLNRPKAVLQKLAAMSDLNPNVPRNSRNFVFHTLSPDKNEEAKEKSKHQVKKRGPTAVITSLAKCPRIDSTEDTSQSRSIFQYLES, from the exons atggcggaggcggcggcggcgcccgcTGAG CTGGAAGGTCCCGGCTCTGCCGAGCAGAAGAGCCCCGACAGCGACTCGGACAGCGGGCAGGGCAGCTGCGAGACGGCCTCGCCACGGCTCCTCCTGGCCGGGACAGCGGCTCGTGGTGATGGAG ATTCAGAGGAAGAGATTTTTGtgagtaaaaaaggaaaaaacaagaaggTGCTTCAAGACAGTGAAAGTGAAGATGGAGAGGATGGTGGCACTCCCGTGCAGAATGACGCTTTGGGTGGAGACATAGAaagtggagaggaaaaagagaatattcttgtccagaagaacaaaaaatctCGTCGGATTCGCCAGCTTCTGCTGGATAGTGATGACAGTGACACTGGAGACCATTTGCAGATTGAAAACCTTGAAACAAGCAGAAATGCTGTCTTGCCTGAGAAGGATTTGGAAGAGGAGAGTCCACTGAAAtctgggaaaaaatacagaaaacatgaaaacaattaTGAAGAagagacgactaaaaaatctgTAGTAAGATctaggaggaaggagagggagagaagaattGCATCCatcaaacagctgaaaaaagaaaagaagcctAGAGCAGAG GTGGATGATGGTGAGACACATCCTTTTAATGACAGTGGCTGTCTTCTTGATGACAAAGAACTCTTCGATAATGGCTTAGAAGAGGAAAATGCTTCACTCCCAGAGGATGAAGAGTCAATAGAATCGATACGGGCGGCagtgaaagacaaaataaaaaaatataag GGTGAAGGCTACAAACATGTATCTGATGCCGAGAATGAGGATCCTATATCAAAAGAACCAAAAAGGAAG gAGCGGAAAGCAGCAAGGTTAAGTAAAGAAGCCATTAAACAGTTACATAGTGAGACCCAACGACTTATTAGAg AATCATCTGTGTCTCTCCCATACCACGTGCCTGAGGCCAAAAGCGTTCATGAATTCTTCAAGCGTCGACATCGACCAATGTGTGAAGGAAATGCCATGGCATTGCTGAA GTCCACTAACTACCAGATCACCCTGAATGAAGAACCTGCAGGCACTAAGACCTTAAGTGCAGATTGCAAAGATGGGCAAACAAGAGGTGGTCAGTCAGCAACTAATGAACCAGAAACAAGCCTTGGCAGAGATACAGCTGTGAACAAACCTCTCCCTGATGCAGGGGAGAACTCTACGGAAGACTGTACTGAAAAACCTCGAGAGAATGATGATGATTCTCCTGCTGTTACGACTGTAACAACTGTGAGTAATGCAGAAGAACAACAGCACTCTAACTTCCAAAGCACTGACAGCAGTGaacaaaaagagaatgaaattcCTGTAGCAGTTGGAGGCAATGCCCTTGAGCAAAGACATGAAACAGCACCGGGCCTAGAAAGCAATCAACAAGTGGGGCCTGAATTGGTGGCACAACCTGAAAAAGTGAGGAGGTCCAAACTGGATAAACTTCGTGAACTGGGAATAGACTTGACCATCAAGCCAAGAATCTGCTCTGACAGTGAATCCTTCATAAACCTCGACGAATCTGATTCAAATAAAG AATTAGAAGCCTTGAAAGCACGTTTCTTGAAGCACACTCTTCAAACATCGAAATCCAAAGCTGAACGGACCATAAACATCAACATTATTCGTAAGGAGACGACatctgaaggaaaagaggagcTAAAAGCAGACGTGGTGCCAGCAGTATTAGTTTCAGAGAGTGTAGATGAAACAGTGCACACAAAGCCAG GTGAAAAGCTACAAGTGCTGAAGGCTAAACTCCAGGAGGCCATGAAGCTCCGCAGGATTGAGGAACGCCAGAAACGGCAAGCATTGTTTAAACTGGATAATGAGGACATgctggaagaagaggaggaggaggaggaagagatgaCAGATGAGTCTGAgtct gaagaagaagaaggcaATCATGAG ACTCTGGAATATCTGCTTGATGAGGCAGAGGAAGACGATGATGATGATTCAGAAGAGAAACATGTTGAAGATGGTGATAAAGAAACTGACAAAGAATCAATCGATGGAGAAAAGGTGGAGCAATCAGTGCATTGTGCTTCTGTTCCTAAACCACCTTCAACAGAGTCTACGTTGATGCTTTTTAAGGACAGCTCCTCCAAAATGgg ATACTCTCTTCCTGAAGAGAAACTTGAAAATGAAGAAGCTGCAGACAAGGGATCTACCAAGTTAG aAGATGATGATTCCTTTTCTCTACCAACGCCAGCAAAAGAGAATAGCCATAACAGCAGCTTTGAGTTGATCGGCTCCATGATTCCATCGTATCAGCCCTGTAACAAACAGATGTCACGTGGAGGGAACTTCTTATCTGCAGCAGGAGGTTTCAGGTCACCTTCCCCAGgctttttcaaaacaagcttTATCAGCTCTGCTTCTAAG AGCTCAGGAAAGATGTCTGAACCCTCCCTTCCTATAGAAGACTCCCAGGACCTGTATAATGCTTCTCCTGAACCCAAAAGTTTATTTGCAGGGGCTGGAGAGTCACAGTTTCAATTTTCTCTGGAAGATGACACTCAGAGCCAGCTGCTTGATGCAGATGG GTTCTTGAATGTTGGACAACATAGGAATAAATACCAGTCCTCAAAGCATCAGCTCACTCTCGCTAGCATGGATGAGAACGCAATGGATGCAAACATGGATGAATTGTTGGACTTGTGTTCTGGACAGTTCACCAGTCAAGCTGAACATGTGCCAAAtaccagcagcaacaaaaagcaGCCCATGGAAGAATTGCTCAATCTTTGCTCAGGAAAATTCGTGTCTCAGA CAGGTTCTCCAACATGGGCTTCATCAGCATCTTCCAAGGCAGAAAAAGACAGTGACATAGAAGATCCAATGGCAGAAGCACTAGCGCTTTGTTCAGGCTCTTTTCCCACAGACAG ggaggaggaggatgaggagcaAGAAGAACTTGGTGATTTTCAGCTATTAACAGATGACAACGCCTTTGATAGTGAAGAG GATGAAAAAAGCAGAGACAGTGATcctgaagaagcagaaataagTGATGAAGAAGAACAATTGCTGAGACGGAGACagggcttgaaaaaaaaact AAACCTGCAGGATTTCATGGAAGATGAAGCTGAGCTGTCAGGGAGTGACGTGGGAAGTGAGGATGAATACGATGGCGAAGAGCTGGACGAGTATGAAGAAGAGATTATTGATGAGGAACTCCCAAGTGAAGCGGAATTAGGAAATCAAGTACAGAAATTACACAT GAAGGTAGTGCTTGATGATGACAAGCGACAGTTACGCTTGTACCAAGAGAGGTACCTCATCGATGGTGACCTGCACAGCGATGGCCCTGGCAGAATGAGGAAATTCAGATGGAAAAATATAG ATGATGCTTCACAGGTTGACTTGTTTCAGAGGGATTCAGATAATGATGATGAAAATGAACAGTTTGATGAAACTGAAGTGAAATGGAGGAAAGAACGATTTGAACGAGAACAGTGGCTTCGTGAGCAG aaggaaaaaaataaagaggaggaagaggaagacatTGGTGAAGACAGCCAATTCATGAAACTAGCAAAAAAAGTAACTGCTAAGTCCCTACAGAAGAAAG CAAGCCCAGCAACAGTGGTACAAGACACAAAACTATTACCCAGGAACCCGTTTGAAACATTCAGACCTGCCAGTGACATTCAG atAAAAAACGGGTCTCTCTTGAACAGACCTAAAGCCGTCCTTCAGAAGCTAGCAGCAATGTCAGATCTTAATCCAAATGTGCCTCGAAATTCAAGGAATTTTGTCTTTCACACGCTTTCCCCAGACAAGAATGaagaagcaaaggagaaatCAAAACATCAG GTGAAGAAAAGAGGTCCTACTGCAGTAATAACATCTCTGGCCAAATGTCCCAGGATTGACAGCACAGAGGACACGAGTCAAAGTCGAAGTATATTCCAATACTTAGAGAGCTGA